The following coding sequences are from one Kushneria phosphatilytica window:
- the ispG gene encoding flavodoxin-dependent (E)-4-hydroxy-3-methylbut-2-enyl-diphosphate synthase, which translates to MISQSPINRRKSRQIHVGNVPVGGNAPISVQSMTNTNTLDVDATVDQIERIAAAGGDIVRVSVPDMDCAEAFGKIKQRTSVPLVTDIHFDYRIALRVAELGADCLRINPGNIGREDRVRAVVEAARNNGIPIRIGVNAGSLEKDLQKKYGEPTAAALVESALRHIEYLDRLDFQDYKVSLKASDVFMAVDAYRQIASQIEQPLHLGITEAGGLRSGTVKSSVGLGTLLMEGIGDTVRISLAADPVEEIKVGYDILKSLRLRSRGINFIACPSCSRQNFDVIGTMNELEERLDDVMTPLDVAVIGCVVNGPGEAKEADLGLTGGSPNNLIYIDGKPARKLRNDHLVDDLEAMIRERVAQKEAEEKNVITREA; encoded by the coding sequence ATGATCAGCCAGTCCCCGATCAACCGTCGCAAGTCCCGTCAGATTCATGTTGGTAATGTACCTGTCGGAGGCAATGCCCCGATTTCGGTACAGAGCATGACCAATACCAATACCCTGGACGTCGATGCCACGGTCGATCAGATCGAGCGTATCGCCGCGGCAGGTGGCGATATCGTGCGTGTTTCCGTGCCGGACATGGATTGCGCGGAAGCGTTCGGTAAAATCAAACAGCGGACCTCGGTACCACTGGTCACCGATATCCACTTCGATTATCGCATCGCCCTGCGCGTTGCCGAACTGGGCGCCGACTGCCTGCGCATCAACCCCGGCAACATCGGTCGCGAGGACCGCGTTCGGGCAGTGGTTGAAGCCGCCCGCAACAACGGCATCCCGATCCGTATCGGGGTCAATGCCGGCTCGCTGGAAAAGGATCTGCAGAAGAAATACGGTGAACCGACCGCCGCCGCGCTGGTCGAATCCGCTCTGCGCCACATCGAGTATCTCGATCGCCTGGACTTTCAGGACTACAAGGTCTCTCTCAAGGCCAGTGATGTCTTCATGGCCGTCGATGCCTACCGTCAGATCGCCAGTCAGATCGAGCAACCCCTGCATCTGGGGATTACCGAAGCGGGTGGCCTGCGTAGCGGTACCGTCAAATCATCGGTGGGCCTGGGTACGCTGCTGATGGAAGGCATCGGTGATACCGTGCGTATCTCGCTGGCCGCCGACCCGGTTGAAGAGATCAAGGTCGGTTACGATATCCTCAAAAGCCTGCGATTGCGTTCACGCGGGATCAATTTCATTGCCTGCCCCAGCTGTTCGCGACAGAATTTCGATGTCATCGGCACCATGAACGAGCTGGAAGAGCGGCTCGATGATGTCATGACACCACTGGATGTCGCCGTGATCGGCTGTGTGGTCAACGGCCCCGGAGAAGCGAAGGAAGCCGATCTGGGACTGACCGGCGGCAGCCCCAACAACCTCATTTACATCGACGGAAAGCCGGCTCGCAAGCTGCGCAACGATCACCTGGTCGATGACCTGGAAGCCATGATTCGTGAACGCGTGGCCCAGAAAGAAGCCGAGGAAAAGAACGTAATCACGCGCGAAGCCTGA
- a CDS encoding RodZ domain-containing protein, translated as MSDPHVSTVSADPEGATQSPGELLRAEREQQRLSLEEVAEQLNLRPSLVGDLEQDNYEQVPVATYRRGYLRAYARLLGINDSRVVAAHDRIHGRNDLDARQVRPVTTIKPPSRWGRILFRLVTLIVVVALIALTLVWWQNRESTPDYDSATANNGEATMPADSEASDSGEGSSLPPLPEQNVEAGGPPPESSDNKAESLSMGSEDINLAAALIVANQPLSNGGQARDTLQVSTPEGRDGATAGISGAEETDTAQDNSNDSASDPHQMRLVFNGDSWVDVRDAGGTTVLRGLQQGGTSTTIRGNPPFHLTIGNASQVELDYLGKPVDLSSHAGGNNVARFSLGSDSTS; from the coding sequence ATGAGCGATCCTCACGTTTCGACAGTTTCGGCCGATCCCGAAGGCGCCACACAAAGTCCGGGTGAACTGCTTCGTGCGGAGCGTGAACAGCAGCGCCTCTCTCTGGAAGAAGTAGCCGAGCAGCTCAACCTTCGTCCCTCCCTGGTCGGCGATCTGGAACAGGACAATTACGAGCAGGTTCCCGTTGCCACCTATCGTCGGGGTTATTTGCGCGCTTATGCGCGCCTGCTCGGCATCAATGATTCCAGGGTCGTGGCCGCTCATGACCGCATTCATGGTCGGAACGATCTTGATGCCCGTCAGGTCCGACCGGTAACGACCATCAAGCCTCCCAGCCGTTGGGGCCGTATCCTTTTTCGGCTGGTCACGCTGATCGTGGTCGTCGCCCTGATTGCGCTAACGCTCGTCTGGTGGCAGAACCGGGAGAGTACCCCGGACTATGACAGCGCCACCGCCAATAATGGTGAAGCAACCATGCCGGCCGACAGCGAAGCTTCCGATAGTGGCGAAGGCAGTTCGCTTCCCCCCCTGCCCGAGCAGAATGTCGAAGCTGGCGGCCCTCCCCCGGAGAGCAGCGATAACAAGGCCGAATCGCTTTCAATGGGCAGCGAGGACATCAACCTGGCGGCAGCCCTGATTGTCGCCAACCAGCCATTGAGTAATGGCGGCCAGGCGCGCGACACCCTGCAGGTCTCCACCCCTGAAGGTCGGGACGGTGCCACGGCTGGCATTTCCGGTGCGGAAGAGACCGACACCGCTCAGGACAACAGCAACGACAGCGCATCCGATCCGCATCAGATGCGTCTTGTCTTCAATGGTGACTCCTGGGTTGATGTGCGCGATGCCGGAGGCACTACCGTACTGCGCGGTTTACAACAGGGTGGTACCTCAACCACGATCAGGGGCAATCCACCCTTTCACCTGACCATCGGTAACGCCAGCCAGGTCGAGCTTGACTATCTTGGCAAGCCGGTCGACCTGTCTTCACATGCCGGTGGTAACAATGTTGCCCGATTCAGCCTGGGGAGTGATTCCACATCATGA
- the pilW gene encoding type IV pilus biogenesis/stability protein PilW, protein MIHRFCRTPTLVACVLIASTWVGGCATTTGDGHNRGKDEASGAYTRLGMAYLQRNDLERAQQALDHALDLSANDPDALQGLALLYQRQGEQDAAERYFRRALAADGEATRIRNNYAAFLYERGDIARACHQLEVATRDLRYDKRAQLYANLGQCRQQLGQLEQALAAWQRAQAIDPGLTRSYLTIARLALQLDDRTTASRQLARYEQMAGPDEQTRRLAQELSSGRDAAESNVHPAPPTTRPGGAAINAPATQ, encoded by the coding sequence ATGATTCATCGTTTCTGCCGGACGCCGACTCTGGTGGCCTGCGTACTGATTGCCAGTACCTGGGTTGGCGGCTGCGCCACCACCACGGGTGATGGGCATAACCGGGGAAAGGATGAAGCATCCGGCGCCTATACCCGTCTTGGCATGGCCTATCTGCAACGCAATGATCTGGAACGCGCCCAGCAGGCGCTGGATCATGCACTCGACCTATCCGCGAACGATCCCGATGCCCTTCAGGGGCTGGCTTTGCTCTATCAACGCCAGGGCGAGCAGGATGCCGCCGAACGCTATTTCAGGCGGGCTCTGGCAGCAGATGGTGAGGCTACCCGAATTCGTAACAACTATGCCGCGTTTCTTTATGAACGTGGTGATATTGCACGAGCCTGTCATCAGCTGGAAGTGGCGACCCGGGATCTGCGCTATGACAAGCGGGCACAGCTTTATGCCAACCTTGGCCAGTGTCGGCAACAGCTGGGGCAACTCGAACAGGCGCTGGCAGCATGGCAGCGTGCTCAGGCCATTGATCCCGGGCTGACGCGAAGCTATCTGACAATTGCCCGGCTGGCCTTGCAGCTGGATGATCGCACCACCGCCAGCCGTCAACTGGCACGCTATGAACAGATGGCCGGTCCGGACGAGCAAACCCGTCGACTGGCTCAAGAACTATCCAGTGGCAGGGATGCTGCCGAATCGAACGTGCATCCCGCTCCGCCGACAACACGGCCTGGCGGCGCGGCGATCAATGCACCTGCCACCCAATAA
- the rlmN gene encoding 23S rRNA (adenine(2503)-C(2))-methyltransferase RlmN — translation MTRETHPTHAQAAQAETSRVNLLGLSREQLRTFFAELGEKPFRATQVMKWIHQEGVDSFADMTNLSKALRTKLEAQAEIRAPKVVYEGDSKDGTRKWVLEVEDGSYVETVLIPSENGNRRTLCVSSQVGCTLDCSFCSTGKQGYQRNLSSAEIIGQVWVAQRSAGGRMGTGDGRKAVTNVVMMGMGEPLMNFDNVVSAMQLMLDDSAYGLSKRRVTLSTSGVVPRIDQLGDIMDVSLAISLHAPTDELRNTLVPLNRKYNIDTLLDACRRYLAKCDDTRMLTVEYTLMKDVNDQREHAEGLARILADLPCKINLIPFNPFPNSGYEKPSRNQVMRFQQWLYELGYTAPIRMTRGDDIDAACGQLVGRVKDRTKRSQRYISTVQLDAG, via the coding sequence ATGACTCGAGAAACGCATCCGACCCATGCTCAGGCTGCCCAGGCCGAAACGTCGCGCGTCAATCTGCTCGGTCTCTCACGCGAGCAGCTGCGCACATTCTTCGCCGAACTTGGTGAAAAGCCGTTTCGCGCTACTCAGGTCATGAAGTGGATCCACCAGGAGGGGGTCGACAGTTTCGCCGACATGACCAACCTCTCGAAGGCGCTGCGTACCAAACTCGAAGCACAGGCTGAAATACGCGCCCCGAAGGTCGTCTATGAAGGTGACTCGAAGGACGGTACCCGCAAGTGGGTACTGGAAGTCGAGGATGGCAGCTATGTTGAAACGGTACTGATTCCTTCGGAGAACGGCAATCGCCGCACCCTGTGTGTGTCATCTCAGGTGGGCTGCACGCTGGACTGCAGCTTCTGTTCGACCGGTAAACAGGGCTATCAGCGCAATTTGAGCAGTGCCGAGATCATCGGTCAGGTCTGGGTCGCTCAGCGTAGTGCCGGTGGACGAATGGGCACCGGTGATGGGCGCAAGGCCGTCACCAATGTAGTGATGATGGGTATGGGCGAGCCCCTGATGAACTTCGACAATGTTGTCTCGGCCATGCAGCTGATGCTTGATGACAGCGCCTACGGCCTGTCCAAGCGCCGAGTGACACTGTCTACTTCCGGGGTCGTGCCGCGTATCGATCAGCTGGGCGACATCATGGATGTGAGTCTCGCCATCTCGCTGCATGCGCCCACCGATGAGCTGCGCAATACGCTGGTACCACTCAATCGCAAGTACAACATCGACACCCTGCTCGATGCCTGTCGTCGTTATCTGGCCAAATGCGACGACACGCGCATGCTCACCGTCGAATACACGCTGATGAAGGATGTGAATGATCAGCGTGAACATGCTGAAGGGCTGGCCAGGATCCTTGCCGATCTGCCCTGCAAGATCAATCTGATCCCTTTCAATCCCTTCCCCAATTCCGGCTATGAAAAGCCATCCCGCAATCAGGTGATGCGCTTTCAGCAGTGGCTTTATGAGCTGGGCTATACCGCTCCCATCCGCATGACGCGTGGTGATGACATCGATGCTGCCTGTGGTCAGCTGGTAGGACGGGTCAAGGACCGCACCAAACGCTCGCAACGCTACATCAGCACCGTGCAGCTGGATGCAGGATGA
- the ndk gene encoding nucleoside-diphosphate kinase has protein sequence MAQERTLSIIKPDAVAKDAIGDIISRFEKGGLSVVAARMMRLTREQAEGFYAEHRERPFFNDLVGFMTSGPVVVQVLEGDNAIAKNRELMGATNPKEAAAGTIRADFASSIDANAVHGSDAPESAEREIHYFFGDAEICARG, from the coding sequence ATGGCCCAGGAACGCACCCTGTCCATCATCAAGCCCGACGCCGTCGCCAAAGATGCCATCGGCGACATTATCAGCCGTTTCGAGAAAGGTGGCCTGAGTGTTGTGGCAGCACGCATGATGCGTCTGACCCGCGAACAGGCCGAAGGCTTCTACGCCGAGCACAGGGAGCGTCCCTTCTTCAATGATCTGGTCGGTTTCATGACCTCCGGCCCGGTTGTGGTGCAGGTGCTCGAAGGCGACAACGCCATCGCCAAAAACCGTGAACTGATGGGCGCTACCAACCCGAAGGAAGCGGCTGCCGGTACCATTCGTGCCGATTTCGCCTCCTCCATCGACGCCAACGCCGTGCATGGCTCCGATGCCCCCGAGTCGGCCGAGCGTGAAATTCATTATTTCTTCGGCGATGCCGAAATCTGCGCACGCGGTTGA
- a CDS encoding HesB/IscA family protein produces the protein MARISITEAAAHQIRHVLDERGEGMGLRVAVKPSGCSGYSYILDFADEVASGDEVFEDHGVRIIVDPEALHILDGTEVDYVNEGLNRFFRFNNPNVKDECGCGESFSV, from the coding sequence ATGGCCCGGATCAGCATTACCGAAGCCGCAGCGCACCAGATCCGTCACGTGCTCGATGAGCGCGGAGAAGGCATGGGCCTGCGTGTCGCCGTCAAACCGAGCGGTTGCTCGGGATACAGCTATATCCTTGACTTCGCCGATGAAGTTGCCTCGGGCGACGAGGTTTTCGAGGATCATGGCGTCAGGATTATCGTCGATCCCGAAGCGCTGCATATACTCGATGGCACCGAAGTCGACTATGTCAACGAGGGGCTGAACCGGTTCTTCCGTTTCAACAACCCCAACGTCAAGGATGAGTGCGGCTGCGGCGAAAGCTTCAGCGTCTGA
- a CDS encoding cysteine desulfurase family protein has product MNTSLIYLDYAATTPVDPQVAELMARHLTREGTFANPASRSHMAGWMAEQAVEGARRQVSDLIGADPREIVWTSGATEADNLALTGFMRANRARGRHLITSSIEHKAVLDTASMLEQEGFEVTRLAPPSDGGIDPEKLREALRPDTVLISLMAVNNELGSISDINALGRIAREHGAAFHVDAAQAAGKIELDMSEQPIDMLSLSGHKVYGPKGIGALYVRRGTRIEALIHGGGHERGMRSGTLATHQIVGMGQAFALAADSLDEDRQHVSALRQRFLAGLQECEGVHINGEGGTSVPNILNLGFDGVDGEALLMALRDVAVSTGSACNSASVDPSYVLTEIGLPRERALASLRFSFGRFTTAEEIDQAGQSLHQALVSLRQARQNRPSFDVPTEQAHARQQD; this is encoded by the coding sequence ATGAATACATCACTCATTTATCTCGATTATGCGGCCACCACACCGGTCGACCCGCAGGTTGCCGAACTCATGGCCCGGCATCTGACCCGAGAAGGGACTTTTGCCAATCCGGCATCCCGTTCGCACATGGCGGGCTGGATGGCCGAACAGGCGGTTGAAGGGGCCCGCCGACAGGTCAGTGATCTGATCGGCGCCGATCCTCGCGAGATCGTCTGGACCTCCGGTGCCACCGAAGCCGACAACCTTGCCCTGACCGGCTTCATGCGTGCCAATCGTGCACGCGGACGGCACCTGATCACCTCATCAATCGAACACAAGGCGGTCCTCGACACGGCGAGCATGCTTGAGCAGGAAGGCTTCGAGGTCACTCGGCTGGCACCGCCGTCAGATGGTGGCATCGACCCTGAAAAGCTGCGCGAGGCCCTGCGTCCGGATACCGTGCTGATCTCCCTGATGGCGGTCAACAACGAGCTGGGCAGTATCAGTGATATCAACGCGCTGGGCCGGATCGCCCGGGAACATGGGGCTGCTTTTCACGTTGATGCTGCCCAGGCCGCGGGCAAGATCGAGCTGGACATGAGCGAACAGCCCATCGACATGCTGTCGCTGTCGGGTCACAAGGTGTACGGTCCCAAGGGGATTGGGGCACTTTATGTTCGTCGTGGCACCCGAATAGAAGCCCTGATTCACGGCGGCGGACATGAGCGCGGCATGCGCTCGGGTACGCTGGCCACGCATCAGATTGTGGGTATGGGGCAGGCATTTGCCCTGGCCGCCGATAGCCTTGATGAAGACCGTCAACACGTTAGCGCACTGCGTCAGCGCTTTCTGGCAGGCCTGCAGGAATGTGAAGGTGTCCATATCAACGGCGAGGGTGGTACAAGTGTGCCCAACATCCTCAATCTGGGGTTCGATGGCGTTGATGGGGAAGCACTGCTGATGGCACTGCGCGATGTGGCGGTTTCTACCGGCTCGGCCTGCAATTCTGCCAGTGTGGACCCTTCCTATGTACTGACCGAAATCGGTCTGCCGCGGGAGCGGGCACTGGCATCGCTGCGCTTCAGCTTCGGCCGATTTACCACAGCCGAAGAGATCGATCAGGCCGGACAATCGCTACATCAGGCCCTGGTTTCATTACGTCAGGCCAGACAGAACAGACCGAGTTTTGATGTGCCGACCGAGCAGGCGCATGCTCGGCAACAGGATTGA
- the iscR gene encoding Fe-S cluster assembly transcriptional regulator IscR: protein MRLTTKGRYAVTAMLDLALQGSDAPVSLADISRRQQISLSYLEQLFAQLRRQSLVRSVRGPGGGYLLAARPEDISVACIIDAVNESIDATRCQGAGDCHNGETCLTHFLWSDLSDAIHDFLSGITLGELLNRQDIRAVSQRQQRSGTDINTIIAQ from the coding sequence ATGCGTCTGACGACCAAGGGACGATATGCGGTAACGGCGATGCTGGATCTGGCACTGCAGGGTAGCGACGCCCCTGTCAGTCTTGCCGATATCTCGCGCCGTCAGCAGATTTCGCTCTCCTATCTGGAGCAGCTGTTTGCCCAGCTGCGCCGACAATCGCTGGTCAGAAGTGTCCGTGGCCCCGGGGGCGGCTATCTGTTGGCGGCACGGCCGGAAGATATCTCGGTCGCCTGTATCATCGATGCAGTCAACGAATCGATCGATGCTACCCGCTGCCAGGGGGCAGGAGACTGTCATAATGGAGAGACCTGCCTCACCCACTTCCTGTGGAGCGATCTCTCGGATGCCATTCATGACTTCCTGAGCGGCATTACCCTCGGCGAACTGCTGAATCGTCAGGATATTCGCGCTGTATCACAGCGTCAGCAGCGCAGCGGTACCGATATCAACACCATCATCGCTCAGTAG
- the cysE gene encoding serine O-acetyltransferase — MFARLREDIESVFGRDPAARNFFEVLTNYPGLHALLAHRLAHWLWHHHARWPARTLSTLTRWLTGIEIHPGAIIGRRFFIDHGMGVVIGETAEIGDDVTLYHGVTLGGTSWNTGKRHPTLGNGVIVGAGAKILGPFTVGNDARIGANAVVTREVPAGATVVGIPGKIVRQASEESTIQSRRSEIDPARRQAIQDKFGFDAYGMSEEMPDPMARSVQAILDHMHAVDERMEQMCRVLRRLDSAHRIRELPPLEREDFDAVLDDLDFPCSPPRHDDPEHRNIHGKDSNAPKSHGNG, encoded by the coding sequence CGGCCCGTAATTTCTTCGAGGTACTGACCAACTATCCCGGTCTGCATGCCCTGCTCGCTCACCGTCTGGCGCACTGGCTCTGGCATCACCACGCACGCTGGCCGGCACGTACCCTATCGACCCTGACCCGCTGGCTGACCGGAATCGAGATCCATCCCGGTGCGATCATCGGACGACGTTTTTTCATCGATCACGGCATGGGAGTGGTCATTGGTGAAACCGCCGAGATCGGTGATGACGTCACGCTCTACCATGGCGTTACCCTGGGCGGCACCAGCTGGAATACCGGCAAGCGTCACCCCACTCTGGGTAACGGCGTTATTGTCGGGGCCGGCGCCAAGATCCTGGGGCCATTTACTGTCGGTAACGATGCTCGTATCGGAGCCAATGCCGTGGTCACCCGTGAGGTGCCCGCCGGGGCAACGGTGGTGGGCATTCCGGGCAAGATCGTACGCCAGGCCAGTGAAGAGTCTACGATTCAGTCGCGTCGCAGCGAAATCGACCCGGCCCGGCGCCAGGCCATACAGGACAAGTTCGGCTTCGATGCCTATGGCATGAGTGAGGAGATGCCGGACCCGATGGCTCGGTCCGTACAGGCCATTCTTGATCACATGCATGCCGTTGACGAACGCATGGAGCAGATGTGCCGGGTATTGCGCCGACTCGACAGCGCCCATCGTATTCGTGAGCTGCCGCCACTGGAACGTGAGGATTTCGATGCCGTGCTCGACGACCTCGATTTCCCCTGCTCACCACCGCGCCATGACGACCCCGAGCACCGTAATATCCATGGAAAGGACAGCAATGCCCCGAAGTCGCATGGCAACGGATAG